The following proteins are co-located in the Streptomyces sp. NBC_00435 genome:
- a CDS encoding SDR family NAD(P)-dependent oxidoreductase: MPALPMRRPGRLDAADRDLVVAVSPFGEPNPRIVIAAERAGSLGLLDLGRDAGAARRAFAELARRLSGGRYGVRVPEGCPVGPQELPPEVDTVLLADPASHTPERVAGWAAARGRPRVWAEVTDPVRAAAAAAAGVNALVAKGHEAGGRVGGTTTFVLLQQLLADPGITLPVRAYGGIGPHTAAAAVAGGAAGALVDVQLALTPEGEAGLPAEVAAAVRAMDGSETRLVRDHRVYARPDLSPPEGPAAALLGARDLRAQLLPVGQDGASAARLAATHRTTGGVLRAIRAAVEGHLAAVVRARPLAAGREPGAPLPVAQGPMTRVSDQAAFAEAVAAGGGVPYLALAVMEGPEVRRLLAEASERLGDRPWGVGLLGFAPPALRAEQLAAVAGVRPPYAIIAGGTPGQAAPLEAAGIRTHLHVPSPGLLERYLAEGARRFVFEGLECGGHVGPRASFPLWEEQIELLLSCPEPAALDVLFAGGIHDERSAAMAVTAAAPLAERGARIGVLMGTAYLFTEEAVAAGAVLPRFQRAAVECADTVLLHTAPGHATRCADTPYAGTFEETRRRLADGGAEPREVWEELEQLNLGRLRIASKGLRRGADGSGLESVDEEQQHEEGLFMLGQAAALRSGTTTIAALHAQVTEGATELLRRRAGELAAPSGDEPPPGPLDVAIVGMACAYPGAPDLAAYWAGILAGNDAVTEVPAERWDPAIHFDPDPARAGERTPSRWGGFLGPMPFDALAHGIPPASLAGIEPVQLLALEISARALTDAGYGKDRAFDRSRTSVVFGAEAGTELAGAYGLRALYPGYLGELPPELDGELPRLTEDSFPGVLANVIAGRVANRLDLGGANCTVDAACASSLAALDLACRQLRDRDSDMVLCGGADVHNGINDYLLFSSVRALSPGGRCRPFDAAADGIALGEGVGALVLKRLADAERDGDRVYAVIKAVGASSDGRSLGLTAPRPEGQRRALERAYARAGVSPGEVGLVEAHGTGTVVGDSTELAVLSDLFTAAGAAPGACALGSVKSQIGHTKCAAGLAGLIKAARAVHAGVRPPTLHLDAPVPAWRPETSPFSFDTEARPWAAPAERRIAGVSAFGFGGTNYHAVLAGYAGSEEPRHGLEEWPAELFCFRGADRRAAGRAMARLAARLEENDAAGRPWALRDLAAEVAADTGGAGPVRAAVVAGDLDELTARLERARTFEPGAGIHLREESADPGQVAFLFPGQGSQRPGMLGELFMAFPALRELLDAAPGAVTSAMFPPAAFTAPGRAAQRAAVTDTRVAQPALGLAGSAAHLLLGSLGVRPDCVAGHSYGELTALWAAGVWDQESLLRLSARRAEAIVTAAGADPGAMAAVVAAPERVREIAERTGCVVANHNAPRQCVISGPSAAVAGAVAALRDAGVSADPIPVACAFHSEVVAGASAALADELAGTALADAAVPVWSNTTAGRYPSTAGEVRDLVARQVAEPVRFVEQVENMYASGVRTFVEAGPGRVLSGLVGRILRDRPHTVVPLDVPGEHGLLRLVTALAELTAAGVPVAPEALFRGRTSRLPERAPRRPGWLVDGHLVRTSNGTPVPGGLRPARRVTGAGSVPGAPAGSGPGAVHGVPAAPGAVAGTAVMPVPGAAALPGPAASGPGRPRVPAGRDRAAGADRINGRRGHTVDGPRAAGSMPFAAAQDMGGHQMIQTSSAEPAGPAPGPVNGHRAPFPAAGPPVGGNRPGAADPRGAAVLEYLRGSRELVQAQRDVLLGYLGSSAPVTARPWAEGDPAAARARTGAEPVALWSRAAADPGPALETMVPDPGAVPGPWPDPAATGPAAVPGPPGIPEGTWAAAYGGVAAGAGPGAGGSGSWPAGDGEGGADAHGGGTAGRGSAGEDRDGGGGAGASPPGASVRSPEEVMDVIVEIVHTRTGYPRDMLDPELDLEADLSVDSIKRVEIIGALADRIGLPQDPGGSAESAVEELSRIKTLRGIVDWVTAHTAGPAHTAVPAATSSADPDPDPVAVAPALSRLRVEELPLPAPSGDPEVLRGLRIGVVGDGLGVAPALTAALRARGAEVGQLVEAEAGFDAVLDLSALRPGAEPVLPGAFPGLQRALTGGVHRLLLVTSHGTPGAGLHGFARSAALEFPGRLIRAVDVHPKEDPERIAEQLLAELSCGLPVVPLLPVPPEPHAAAAPAEDPAGPASVGYTAEGVRVTRRPVPAPLAPTDGPPPLGADSVVLLTGGARGITARTAVALARATGCHVELVGRTPRPPTGPDGFGHATDRVALRAALIATGLRTPAEIEAAASRILAAREVRATLTDLGAVAASVRYHCADVTDEQAVRAVVAGVRERHGRLDGIVHGAGTLNDGLLRDKRPEAFTEVFTTKVTGARNLAAAAAEHGTAPAPRFLALFGSVAGVYGNRGQSDYSAANDALDGLAHGWAASFPGRVLSVDWGPWAPEAGGMVSPELARAYARRGIPLIEPEAGTAAFLAELAHGTDVQVVLMAEDRGEREGRG, from the coding sequence ATGCCGGCACTGCCCATGCGGCGGCCCGGCCGGCTCGACGCCGCCGACCGCGATCTCGTCGTCGCGGTCAGCCCGTTCGGGGAGCCCAACCCGCGGATCGTCATCGCCGCCGAGCGCGCCGGATCCCTCGGCCTGCTGGACCTCGGGCGGGACGCCGGGGCCGCGCGGCGCGCCTTCGCCGAGCTCGCCCGCCGCCTCAGTGGGGGCCGCTACGGGGTGCGGGTGCCCGAGGGCTGCCCCGTCGGGCCGCAGGAGCTGCCGCCGGAGGTGGACACGGTGCTGCTCGCCGACCCCGCGTCGCACACGCCGGAGCGGGTCGCCGGCTGGGCGGCGGCCCGCGGGCGGCCGCGGGTATGGGCCGAGGTCACCGATCCGGTGCGGGCCGCGGCCGCCGCGGCCGCCGGGGTGAACGCGCTCGTCGCCAAGGGACACGAGGCCGGCGGCCGGGTGGGCGGGACCACCACCTTCGTCCTCCTCCAGCAGCTGCTCGCGGACCCCGGGATCACCCTGCCCGTCCGGGCGTACGGCGGGATCGGGCCGCACACGGCGGCCGCCGCCGTCGCGGGCGGAGCCGCCGGAGCGCTGGTCGACGTACAACTGGCCCTGACTCCCGAGGGGGAGGCCGGGCTGCCCGCCGAAGTGGCCGCGGCCGTACGGGCCATGGACGGATCCGAGACCCGGCTGGTGCGGGACCACCGGGTGTACGCGCGCCCCGACCTGAGCCCGCCCGAGGGGCCCGCTGCCGCCCTGCTCGGCGCGCGGGACCTGCGTGCGCAGCTGCTGCCGGTCGGGCAGGACGGGGCCTCGGCCGCCCGGCTGGCCGCGACCCACCGGACGACCGGCGGCGTCCTCCGGGCGATCCGGGCAGCGGTCGAGGGGCATCTGGCGGCCGTCGTACGGGCCCGGCCGCTGGCGGCAGGCCGGGAGCCGGGAGCGCCGCTCCCCGTCGCGCAGGGGCCGATGACCCGGGTCAGCGATCAGGCCGCCTTCGCCGAAGCGGTGGCCGCCGGGGGCGGGGTCCCCTATCTGGCGCTCGCGGTGATGGAGGGGCCGGAGGTGCGAAGGCTCCTCGCCGAGGCCTCCGAGCGGCTGGGGGACCGGCCGTGGGGAGTGGGGCTGCTCGGTTTCGCCCCGCCCGCACTGCGGGCCGAGCAGCTGGCGGCCGTCGCCGGGGTGCGGCCCCCGTACGCGATCATCGCGGGCGGAACCCCGGGGCAGGCGGCCCCGCTGGAGGCCGCCGGGATCCGGACCCACCTGCACGTGCCCTCACCGGGGCTGCTGGAGCGGTATCTCGCCGAGGGGGCCCGGCGGTTCGTGTTCGAGGGGCTGGAGTGCGGGGGCCACGTCGGGCCCCGCGCCTCGTTCCCGCTGTGGGAGGAGCAGATCGAGCTGCTGCTGTCGTGCCCCGAACCGGCGGCGCTGGACGTGCTGTTCGCCGGCGGCATCCACGACGAGCGCTCCGCCGCGATGGCCGTGACGGCCGCGGCGCCACTGGCCGAACGGGGCGCACGCATCGGGGTGCTCATGGGCACCGCCTACCTCTTCACCGAGGAGGCGGTGGCAGCGGGCGCTGTCCTGCCCCGGTTCCAGCGCGCGGCGGTGGAGTGCGCGGACACCGTGCTCCTGCACACCGCGCCCGGGCATGCCACACGGTGTGCGGACACCCCGTACGCCGGCACCTTCGAGGAGACCCGGCGGCGGCTCGCGGACGGCGGCGCCGAACCGCGCGAGGTGTGGGAGGAGCTGGAGCAGCTCAACCTGGGACGGCTGAGGATCGCCAGCAAGGGGCTGCGACGCGGTGCGGACGGCTCCGGGCTCGAGTCCGTGGACGAGGAACAGCAGCACGAGGAGGGGCTGTTCATGCTTGGCCAGGCCGCCGCTCTACGATCCGGCACCACCACGATCGCCGCCCTGCACGCGCAGGTCACCGAAGGGGCCACCGAGTTGCTGCGGCGGCGGGCCGGGGAGCTCGCCGCGCCCAGCGGTGACGAGCCGCCGCCCGGGCCGCTGGACGTCGCCATCGTCGGCATGGCCTGCGCCTACCCCGGCGCACCGGACCTGGCCGCCTACTGGGCCGGGATCCTGGCCGGGAACGACGCGGTGACCGAGGTGCCGGCCGAACGCTGGGACCCGGCGATCCACTTCGACCCCGACCCGGCGCGGGCCGGTGAGCGCACCCCGTCCCGCTGGGGCGGCTTCCTGGGCCCGATGCCCTTCGACGCCCTTGCCCACGGCATCCCGCCGGCCTCGCTGGCCGGGATCGAACCGGTGCAGCTGCTGGCCCTGGAGATCTCCGCGCGGGCCCTGACGGACGCCGGCTACGGCAAGGACCGCGCATTCGACCGGTCCCGGACCTCGGTGGTCTTCGGTGCGGAGGCCGGTACCGAACTGGCCGGCGCCTACGGGCTGCGCGCGCTGTACCCCGGCTACCTGGGAGAGCTCCCCCCGGAGCTGGACGGGGAACTGCCGCGGCTCACCGAGGACTCCTTCCCCGGCGTCCTTGCCAACGTCATCGCGGGCCGGGTCGCCAACCGGCTGGACCTCGGCGGAGCGAACTGCACCGTCGACGCGGCGTGCGCCTCCTCGCTGGCCGCACTGGACCTGGCCTGCCGGCAACTGCGCGACCGGGACAGCGACATGGTGCTGTGCGGCGGCGCCGACGTCCACAACGGCATCAACGACTACCTGCTCTTCTCCTCCGTCCGCGCACTGTCCCCGGGCGGCCGCTGCCGGCCCTTCGACGCGGCCGCCGACGGAATCGCTCTCGGCGAGGGGGTGGGAGCGCTCGTCCTGAAGCGGCTCGCGGACGCCGAGCGGGACGGCGACCGGGTGTACGCCGTCATCAAGGCGGTCGGAGCCTCCAGCGACGGACGCTCCCTCGGACTGACCGCGCCCCGGCCCGAAGGGCAGCGGCGGGCGCTGGAACGGGCCTACGCCCGGGCGGGCGTCAGCCCCGGCGAGGTCGGCCTGGTCGAGGCGCACGGCACCGGCACCGTGGTCGGAGACAGCACCGAACTGGCCGTGCTGAGCGACCTGTTCACCGCGGCGGGTGCCGCTCCGGGAGCCTGCGCGCTCGGCTCGGTGAAATCGCAGATCGGGCACACCAAGTGCGCGGCCGGCCTGGCCGGACTGATCAAGGCGGCCCGGGCGGTCCACGCGGGCGTACGGCCGCCGACCCTGCACCTCGACGCGCCGGTCCCCGCCTGGCGGCCGGAGACCAGCCCGTTCTCGTTCGACACCGAGGCGCGGCCGTGGGCGGCGCCCGCGGAGCGGCGGATCGCGGGAGTGAGCGCGTTCGGCTTCGGCGGGACGAACTACCACGCGGTGCTGGCCGGTTACGCCGGATCGGAGGAGCCGAGGCACGGGCTGGAGGAGTGGCCGGCCGAGCTGTTCTGCTTCCGCGGAGCGGACCGGCGGGCGGCGGGCCGGGCCATGGCGCGGCTGGCCGCCAGGCTGGAGGAGAACGACGCGGCCGGGCGCCCCTGGGCGCTGCGTGACCTCGCCGCGGAGGTCGCGGCGGACACCGGCGGGGCCGGCCCGGTCCGGGCCGCGGTCGTGGCCGGCGACCTGGACGAACTGACGGCCCGGCTGGAGCGGGCGCGGACCTTCGAGCCGGGTGCGGGGATCCACTTACGGGAGGAGTCGGCCGATCCCGGGCAGGTGGCCTTCCTCTTCCCGGGACAGGGCAGCCAACGCCCCGGCATGCTCGGCGAGTTGTTCATGGCGTTCCCCGCACTGCGCGAACTGCTGGACGCGGCGCCCGGGGCGGTGACCTCCGCGATGTTCCCTCCGGCTGCTTTCACCGCGCCGGGGCGGGCCGCACAGCGGGCCGCGGTCACCGACACCAGGGTGGCCCAGCCGGCCCTGGGGCTGGCGGGCTCGGCGGCGCACCTGCTGCTCGGATCGCTGGGCGTACGGCCGGACTGCGTGGCCGGACACTCGTACGGCGAGCTCACCGCGCTGTGGGCGGCGGGCGTGTGGGACCAGGAAAGCCTGCTGCGGCTGAGCGCGCGCCGGGCCGAGGCCATCGTGACGGCAGCCGGCGCGGACCCGGGGGCGATGGCGGCGGTGGTGGCCGCGCCGGAGCGGGTACGGGAGATCGCGGAGCGCACCGGCTGCGTGGTGGCGAACCACAACGCCCCCCGGCAGTGCGTGATCTCGGGGCCGTCCGCCGCGGTGGCCGGCGCGGTGGCCGCACTGCGGGACGCGGGCGTGTCGGCGGACCCGATCCCCGTGGCCTGTGCGTTCCACAGCGAGGTGGTGGCGGGAGCGTCCGCGGCTCTCGCCGACGAGCTGGCCGGGACGGCGCTGGCCGACGCGGCCGTCCCGGTCTGGTCCAACACGACGGCCGGCCGGTACCCGAGCACTGCCGGGGAGGTACGGGACCTCGTGGCCCGGCAGGTCGCCGAGCCGGTCCGGTTCGTCGAGCAGGTGGAGAACATGTACGCCTCCGGGGTCCGGACCTTCGTCGAAGCGGGGCCGGGCCGCGTCCTGTCCGGGCTGGTCGGCCGCATTCTGCGCGACCGGCCGCACACGGTGGTCCCACTGGACGTGCCGGGCGAGCACGGGTTGCTGCGCCTCGTCACGGCCCTGGCGGAACTGACGGCGGCGGGCGTGCCGGTGGCACCGGAGGCCCTGTTCCGCGGCCGCACCTCCCGGCTCCCCGAGCGCGCTCCCCGCCGCCCGGGCTGGCTGGTGGACGGCCACCTGGTCCGCACGTCGAACGGCACCCCGGTCCCCGGAGGCCTCCGCCCGGCCCGCCGGGTGACGGGGGCGGGATCCGTACCGGGGGCGCCGGCGGGTTCCGGGCCGGGTGCCGTACACGGTGTCCCGGCGGCGCCCGGGGCGGTGGCCGGGACCGCGGTGATGCCCGTGCCTGGTGCCGCGGCGCTGCCCGGGCCGGCCGCCTCCGGACCCGGTCGCCCAAGGGTGCCCGCGGGCCGGGACCGGGCGGCGGGTGCCGACCGGATCAACGGGCGCCGGGGCCACACCGTGGACGGCCCGAGGGCCGCAGGAAGCATGCCGTTCGCCGCAGCGCAGGACATGGGAGGACACCAGATGATCCAGACCTCGAGTGCTGAGCCGGCCGGCCCGGCCCCCGGGCCCGTGAACGGCCACCGGGCCCCGTTCCCGGCCGCCGGACCGCCCGTGGGGGGCAACCGGCCCGGGGCCGCGGACCCCCGTGGGGCGGCGGTCCTGGAGTACCTGCGCGGCTCGCGCGAACTGGTCCAGGCGCAGCGCGACGTCCTGCTGGGCTACTTGGGCTCGTCGGCGCCGGTCACGGCACGGCCGTGGGCCGAGGGGGACCCGGCCGCCGCGCGGGCCCGGACCGGCGCCGAGCCGGTCGCGCTGTGGTCCCGGGCCGCCGCGGATCCGGGCCCGGCCCTGGAGACGATGGTTCCGGATCCCGGCGCCGTACCGGGCCCGTGGCCGGACCCCGCAGCCACGGGCCCGGCCGCGGTGCCGGGTCCGCCGGGCATCCCCGAAGGTACGTGGGCGGCGGCCTACGGCGGGGTTGCGGCGGGTGCTGGTCCCGGGGCCGGGGGATCCGGGTCGTGGCCGGCGGGTGACGGTGAGGGTGGCGCGGACGCGCACGGCGGCGGGACGGCCGGCCGCGGGTCGGCCGGGGAGGACCGGGACGGGGGCGGTGGTGCGGGGGCGTCACCGCCCGGTGCGTCCGTCCGGTCGCCCGAGGAGGTGATGGACGTGATCGTGGAGATCGTCCACACCCGGACCGGATACCCGCGGGACATGCTCGACCCGGAGCTCGACCTGGAGGCGGACCTGTCCGTCGACTCCATCAAACGGGTCGAGATCATCGGAGCCCTGGCCGACCGGATCGGCCTTCCCCAGGATCCGGGCGGATCCGCCGAGTCCGCCGTGGAGGAACTCTCCCGGATCAAGACCCTGCGCGGCATCGTCGACTGGGTCACCGCCCACACCGCCGGGCCCGCCCACACCGCCGTGCCCGCGGCGACCTCCTCCGCGGACCCGGACCCGGACCCGGTGGCGGTCGCACCCGCACTCAGCCGGCTGCGCGTCGAGGAGCTGCCCCTGCCGGCGCCCTCCGGGGACCCGGAGGTCCTGCGCGGGCTGCGGATCGGGGTCGTCGGGGACGGACTGGGCGTTGCGCCCGCCCTCACCGCGGCCCTGCGGGCCCGGGGGGCCGAGGTAGGGCAACTCGTCGAGGCCGAAGCCGGGTTCGACGCGGTCCTCGACCTGTCCGCCCTGCGGCCCGGCGCGGAGCCCGTCCTGCCCGGGGCGTTTCCCGGTTTGCAGCGGGCCCTGACCGGCGGTGTGCACCGGCTCCTCCTGGTCACCTCGCACGGAACCCCCGGAGCCGGCCTGCACGGCTTCGCCCGCAGTGCTGCCCTGGAATTCCCCGGCAGGCTGATCCGCGCGGTGGACGTCCACCCCAAGGAGGACCCCGAACGGATCGCGGAGCAACTCCTCGCCGAGCTGAGCTGCGGGCTCCCCGTGGTCCCCTTGCTCCCCGTGCCCCCCGAGCCGCACGCGGCCGCCGCCCCCGCCGAGGACCCGGCCGGCCCCGCCTCCGTCGGCTACACCGCCGAGGGAGTAAGGGTCACCCGCCGGCCCGTACCCGCACCGCTCGCGCCCACGGACGGCCCGCCGCCCCTCGGCGCGGACTCCGTCGTCCTGCTCACGGGCGGAGCCCGCGGGATCACCGCGCGGACCGCCGTGGCGCTGGCCCGGGCCACCGGATGCCACGTCGAGCTGGTCGGACGTACACCGCGACCCCCCACCGGGCCGGACGGGTTCGGGCACGCCACCGACCGCGTCGCCCTGCGCGCCGCCCTGATCGCGACCGGCCTGCGCACCCCGGCGGAGATCGAGGCCGCGGCCTCGCGGATCCTCGCCGCACGCGAGGTGCGCGCCACCCTGACGGACCTCGGCGCGGTGGCCGCGTCCGTCCGCTACCACTGCGCGGACGTCACCGACGAGCAGGCGGTACGGGCCGTCGTGGCCGGAGTACGGGAGCGGCACGGCAGGCTGGACGGCATCGTGCACGGCGCCGGGACCCTGAACGACGGGCTGCTCCGCGACAAGCGGCCGGAGGCCTTCACCGAGGTGTTCACCACCAAGGTGACGGGCGCCCGGAACCTCGCCGCCGCCGCGGCCGAGCACGGTACGGCGCCCGCACCCCGGTTCCTCGCCCTCTTCGGGAGCGTGGCGGGGGTGTACGGAAACCGGGGCCAGAGCGACTACTCGGCCGCCAACGACGCCCTCGACGGCCTCGCCCACGGCTGGGCGGCGTCCTTCCCGGGCCGCGTGCTGTCCGTGGACTGGGGCCCCTGGGCCCCGGAGGCGGGCGGAATGGTCAGCCCCGAACTGGCCCGTGCCTACGCCCGGCGCGGCATACCGCTCATCGAGCCCGAGGCGGGCACCGCCGCCTTCCTCGCCGAACTCGCGCACGGGACCGACGTACAGGTGGTCCTGATGGCCGAGGACCGCGGGGAGCGTGAGGGACGTGGCTGA